In the genome of Fulvivirga maritima, one region contains:
- a CDS encoding glycoside hydrolase family 48 protein, giving the protein MKKPLIIYSLCMVCFIMSIHSAVGQTNEYLERFLQLREKVNNPANGYFSPDGVPYHSVETLIVEAPDYGHETVSETYSYWLWMEALYGKIEGDWQPLNAAWQNMDDNIIPTTELQPTAGNYNPNSPATYAAEFPLPSYYPSPLQPGIPVGQDPISSELTAAYGDRVYGMHWLLDSDNFYGYGNQGDGVSTPSYINTFQRGEEESVWETIPQPSWDEFNFGGQYGYLDLFTEEAQAPAAQWKYTNAPDADARAVQVMYWAYLWAEEQGLDPESTLPVAEASKMGDFLRLAMFDKYFKPMGVQSASAPGATGYESAHYLMSWYYAWGGPTSTSQNWAWRIGCSHNHFGYQNPVAAYALSEFDPLKPVTPNGARDWGTSLERQLEFYQWLQSDEGAIAGGATNSWNGDYSAYPAGTPTFYDMAYTESPVYNDPGSNTWFGWQAWSMERMAEYYYIVDDPRAAEVMDKWVDWVISAVNLTGGTYQLPSTLEWTGAPNTWNAANPMPNTGLHVAVLDYSQDVGVAGCLARTLTYYAAATEKWGTLDTDAQNLAKELLDRVWDNYWDENGIGVSNPETRGDYDRFFEQEVYVPAGWSGEMPNGDDIEPGITFLDIRSDYRNDPDFPALEAAYNSGTDYTTYYHRYWAQADVAIANAIYGMFFGEGSDVNHAPDAVATADVLSGDAPLLVSFDGSESSDPDGDPITFAWDFADGSVATGATATHEFTTPGSYDVTLTVTDSAGLSNEATITIEVGSPGNDAPTAAFTATPTSGEAPLTVSVDASASSDPDSDPLTYSWDFGDGTSGSGVTASKTYSTSGSYTITLTVSDGEFTDTATEEIEVEEEPDLACDSPTPITMPFSFDGAGEYCWVVSGNVSYINSWNTTSITINGVDYTNTWSNSMPAPINGNYYIHFESSVAWAHFEINGTSSSARIGNSEEKLPMEEISLFPNPAKDRFYLKGTNPDAEIMIMDLSGKVAAEFISKGENRLEIPTSGFHKGMYLVRIIDSGEVTTLSIVVE; this is encoded by the coding sequence ATGAAAAAACCATTAATCATCTATTCATTATGCATGGTGTGCTTTATCATGAGCATCCACTCGGCCGTGGGCCAAACCAACGAATATTTAGAGCGGTTTTTACAGCTTAGAGAAAAGGTAAACAACCCAGCCAATGGCTATTTTAGCCCTGATGGAGTTCCTTATCACTCTGTAGAGACGCTCATTGTAGAAGCACCAGACTATGGACATGAGACTGTAAGTGAAACCTACTCTTATTGGCTATGGATGGAAGCCCTTTATGGCAAAATAGAAGGCGACTGGCAACCTCTGAATGCTGCATGGCAAAATATGGATGACAACATCATCCCTACTACTGAGCTACAGCCTACAGCCGGAAACTATAACCCGAATTCACCTGCCACTTATGCTGCAGAATTCCCTCTTCCTTCATACTACCCATCTCCTTTGCAGCCAGGCATTCCTGTAGGTCAGGATCCTATTTCTTCTGAGCTGACTGCAGCTTACGGAGATAGAGTTTATGGTATGCACTGGCTATTAGATAGTGATAACTTCTATGGCTATGGAAACCAAGGTGATGGTGTAAGCACTCCTTCTTACATTAACACCTTCCAAAGAGGTGAAGAAGAATCAGTATGGGAAACTATACCACAGCCCTCTTGGGATGAGTTTAACTTCGGAGGTCAGTACGGCTACCTGGATTTATTTACTGAGGAAGCACAAGCACCTGCTGCTCAGTGGAAATATACTAATGCTCCTGATGCTGATGCCAGAGCGGTACAAGTAATGTATTGGGCATACCTTTGGGCTGAAGAACAAGGTTTAGACCCTGAAAGTACGCTACCTGTAGCTGAAGCCAGTAAAATGGGTGACTTTTTAAGGTTAGCTATGTTTGATAAATATTTTAAACCGATGGGGGTTCAAAGTGCTTCTGCTCCAGGGGCCACTGGTTATGAAAGCGCTCACTATCTAATGTCATGGTATTATGCATGGGGTGGCCCTACCTCTACTTCTCAAAATTGGGCTTGGAGAATTGGCTGTAGCCATAACCACTTTGGATACCAAAACCCTGTGGCAGCTTATGCTTTAAGTGAGTTTGACCCTTTAAAGCCTGTCACTCCTAATGGAGCCAGAGACTGGGGCACCAGTCTTGAGCGACAGTTAGAATTTTACCAGTGGTTACAGTCAGACGAAGGTGCCATAGCTGGTGGAGCTACTAACAGCTGGAATGGAGACTACAGTGCTTACCCTGCCGGAACTCCTACATTTTATGACATGGCATATACTGAAAGTCCTGTTTACAATGATCCGGGTAGTAACACCTGGTTTGGATGGCAAGCATGGTCTATGGAGCGTATGGCTGAGTATTATTACATAGTAGATGATCCTCGTGCTGCAGAAGTAATGGATAAATGGGTTGACTGGGTGATCTCTGCTGTTAACCTTACTGGCGGAACTTACCAACTGCCCTCTACTCTAGAGTGGACAGGAGCTCCTAACACTTGGAATGCTGCCAACCCAATGCCTAACACAGGTCTGCATGTTGCTGTATTGGATTACAGTCAGGATGTAGGTGTAGCTGGTTGCTTGGCCAGAACACTTACTTACTATGCTGCCGCTACTGAAAAATGGGGTACATTAGATACTGATGCTCAAAACCTGGCTAAAGAGCTTTTGGATAGAGTATGGGATAACTACTGGGATGAAAACGGCATAGGTGTTTCTAACCCTGAGACCCGTGGTGATTATGATCGATTCTTCGAGCAAGAGGTGTATGTGCCTGCTGGCTGGAGTGGTGAAATGCCTAATGGCGATGACATTGAGCCTGGTATCACTTTCTTAGACATCCGCTCAGACTACAGAAACGACCCTGACTTTCCAGCTCTGGAAGCAGCCTACAATTCAGGAACTGATTACACTACCTACTACCACAGATATTGGGCTCAGGCCGATGTGGCTATTGCCAATGCTATCTATGGTATGTTCTTCGGAGAAGGCTCAGATGTCAATCATGCTCCTGATGCCGTAGCTACTGCAGATGTACTTTCAGGAGACGCACCACTACTAGTAAGTTTTGATGGTTCTGAATCAAGCGATCCTGATGGAGATCCTATTACTTTCGCTTGGGATTTTGCAGATGGAAGTGTAGCCACAGGCGCTACTGCCACTCATGAATTCACAACACCAGGATCATATGATGTAACCCTTACAGTAACTGACAGCGCAGGACTTTCTAATGAGGCTACAATAACCATAGAAGTGGGTTCTCCTGGCAATGACGCTCCTACTGCTGCCTTTACTGCTACTCCTACTTCAGGAGAAGCCCCTTTAACCGTATCAGTAGATGCTAGTGCTTCATCAGATCCAGATTCAGATCCGCTGACTTACAGCTGGGATTTTGGAGATGGCACATCTGGAAGTGGCGTAACTGCTTCAAAAACATATTCAACATCAGGAAGTTACACCATTACCCTGACCGTTTCAGATGGTGAGTTTACTGATACGGCTACAGAAGAAATAGAAGTAGAAGAAGAACCAGATTTGGCTTGTGATTCTCCTACTCCTATAACCATGCCTTTTAGTTTTGATGGTGCAGGAGAATATTGCTGGGTAGTAAGTGGTAATGTAAGCTACATTAACTCTTGGAACACTACTTCCATCACTATTAACGGTGTGGACTATACTAATACTTGGTCTAACAGTATGCCTGCTCCCATAAATGGAAACTATTATATTCATTTTGAATCTTCAGTAGCATGGGCCCACTTTGAAATAAACGGAACCAGTTCTTCTGCCAGAATAGGAAATTCTGAAGAAAAACTTCCTATGGAAGAAATTTCATTGTTCCCTAATCCTGCCAAAGACAGATTTTATCTGAAAGGAACTAATCCTGATGCCGAAATCATGATAATGGACCTTTCTGGTAAAGTGGCTGCTGAGTTTATCAGCAAAGGTGAAAACAGACTTGAAATACCTACCAGCGGATTCCACAAAGGAATGTACCTGGTAAGAATAATAGATAGCGGTGAAGTAACTACATTATCCATTGTTGTAGAGTAA